The following are encoded together in the Babesia microti strain RI chromosome II, complete genome genome:
- a CDS encoding Eukaryotic translation initiation factor 3 subunit F (overlaps_old_locusTagID:BBM_II02365) — protein MEEIDVFDKLPWADVSKVPDYFYVNNLTAIKCRVHPLVIFTILDAYLRREEGHQQVIGTLLGVVYDSGCVEVTDCFVDRYTLTSEGFLQIVKEHHEGVFELAQKINPKEQVVGWFCTGSKLTELTCAVHGWFKQFSSVSKFFPHSSLPEPIHLLVDAVMDTGHIAIKVYVQLPVAIVKDVCFHFHEIALEIQKSSPNSSAIAEMLRALDHNRDITKKPFYDALDKMELLIDKCCDYVKDVLEEKVEPNEEVGRYLTNVTSYALVDMEDMDNVCEGVLQDNLIISSLSNLANLQFKLAERLNTTF, from the coding sequence ATGGAAGAAATAGATGTATTTGATAAACTACCCTGGGCAGACGTTAGTAAAGTCCCAGATTACttctatgtaaataatctCACAGCAATAAAATGTAGAGTGCATCCCCTCGtcatatttacaattttggatgCATATTTGAGGAGGGAAGAGGGACATCAACAAGTTATAGGGACATTACTAGGTGTTGTATATGATAGTGGCTGTGTCGAAGTTACCGATTGTTTTGTAGACCGGTATACTTTAACTTCGGAAGGTTTTCTTCAGATTGTCAAAGAACATCATGAGGGAGTTTTTGAGCTGGCCCAAAAAATTAACCCCAAGGAACAAGTTGTCGGTTGGTTTTGCACTGGATCCAAATTAACAGAACTAACCTGCGCCGTCCATGGATGGTTTAAACAGTTTAGTTCTGTGTCTAAATTCTTTCCCCATTCGTCATTACCTGAACCCATTCATTTATTGGTGGATGCCGTAATGGACACCGGACATATTGCCATAAAAGTATATGTACAGCTGCCCGTGGCAATTGTTAAAGATGTGTGTTTTCATTTCCATGAAATCGCATTAGAGATACAAAAATCGTCTCCAAACAGTTCAGCCATTGCCGAGATGTTGAGGGCACTGGATCACAATAGGGATATCACTAAGAAACCATTTTACGATGCACTGGACAAAATGGAATTACTAATTGATAAATGCTGTGATTATGTTAAGGACGTTTTAGAGGAGAAGGTGGAACCGAACGAAGAAGTTGGAAGATATTTAACGAATGTAACTTCGTATGCATTGGTTGATATGGAGGATATGGACAACGTTTGTGAGGGGGTTTTGCAggataatttgataatttcgTCACTAAGCAATTTGGCAAATCtgcaatttaaattggCAGAGCGTCTAAATACTACCTTTTAA